A section of the Stenotrophomonas sp. 364 genome encodes:
- a CDS encoding homoserine dehydrogenase, with product MSAVLSLDAAPARRLALLGTGTVGTAFVQRYQSLQARGVALPAFSWLANSRTARACAHAPDHELQQANLAARGVPALQPWAEAEGLQRGDVVVDATASDDVANWHEQWLARGVHVVTANKLGQGAQLARAQAITEGRVGGGAQYGDSATVGAGLPLLSSLRALVAGGDRIHRVEGVLSGSLAWLFHHYDGQRAFSEWVREAASAGYTEPDPRVDLSGEDVRRKLLILARASGIALRGEQVAVNSLVPAALAALPTDAALAQLSLLDAPLQSLWQQAQEQGGCLRFVGGFDHDGATVGLRILPLGHALAGGGQTDNRVAIHSDRYPTQPLLIQGPGAGADVTAAALLDDVLAIVRHR from the coding sequence ATGAGCGCCGTATTGAGCCTTGACGCCGCCCCGGCACGCCGCCTGGCGCTGCTCGGCACCGGCACAGTGGGCACCGCATTCGTACAGCGCTATCAGTCGCTGCAGGCGCGCGGCGTGGCGTTGCCGGCGTTCTCCTGGCTGGCCAACTCGCGCACGGCCCGTGCCTGCGCGCACGCACCGGACCACGAACTGCAGCAGGCCAACCTGGCGGCGCGCGGCGTGCCGGCGCTGCAACCGTGGGCGGAAGCCGAAGGGCTGCAGCGGGGCGACGTGGTGGTGGATGCCACGGCCAGCGACGACGTGGCCAACTGGCACGAACAATGGCTGGCGCGTGGCGTGCACGTGGTGACCGCCAACAAGCTGGGCCAGGGTGCGCAGCTGGCGCGGGCGCAGGCGATCACCGAAGGGCGGGTCGGCGGCGGCGCGCAGTACGGTGACAGCGCCACGGTCGGTGCCGGGTTGCCCCTGCTCAGCAGCCTGCGCGCGCTGGTGGCCGGCGGCGACCGCATCCACCGCGTGGAAGGCGTGCTGTCCGGTTCGTTGGCCTGGCTGTTTCATCACTATGACGGCCAGCGCGCATTTTCAGAATGGGTGCGTGAAGCGGCCAGTGCCGGGTATACCGAGCCCGATCCGCGCGTGGACCTGTCCGGTGAGGACGTGCGCCGCAAGCTGCTGATCCTGGCACGGGCCAGTGGCATCGCACTGCGCGGCGAGCAGGTGGCGGTGAACTCGCTGGTGCCGGCCGCACTCGCCGCGCTGCCGACCGACGCCGCGCTGGCGCAGCTGTCGCTGCTGGATGCACCGCTGCAGTCGCTTTGGCAGCAGGCGCAGGAACAGGGCGGCTGCCTGCGCTTCGTCGGCGGCTTCGACCATGACGGCGCGACGGTCGGCCTGCGCATCCTGCCGCTGGGCCATGCGTTGGCCGGTGGCGGCCAGACCGACAACCGCGTGGCCATCCACAGCGATCGGTACCCCACCCAGCCGCTGCTGATCCAGGGGCCGGGCGCAGGCGCGGACGTCACTGCGGCGGCGCTGCTGGATGACGTACTGGCGATCGTGCGCCACCGGTAG
- a CDS encoding alpha/beta hydrolase, protein MRILAAALLACLPLTSLAADTYGPRLEGFDYPWPVKTFDLESQRQPLQMAYLDVPPAGTAVAGTVVLLHGKNFCAATWKDTISALSAAGYRVIAPDQIGFCKSSKPERYQYSFGQLAANTHALLAHLGLDAAQVDLVGHSMGGMLAARYALMYPQQLRRLALVNPIGLEDWKAKGVPWRSIDAWYAGELKTTFDSIKKYQLDVYYNGDWTPAYEQWARMQSRMYDGPGKQAVAWSQALTSDMVFNQPVVHELPDIRVPTTLFIGQKDRTAIGRDLAPPALKATLGDYPALGKAAAAAIPGATLVPFDDLGHSPQVQAPARFNAALLKALSNAP, encoded by the coding sequence ATGCGCATCCTGGCTGCCGCCCTGCTCGCCTGCCTGCCCCTGACCTCCCTTGCCGCCGACACCTACGGGCCCCGCCTGGAAGGCTTCGACTACCCGTGGCCGGTCAAGACCTTCGACCTTGAATCGCAGCGGCAGCCGCTGCAGATGGCCTACCTGGACGTTCCCCCGGCCGGCACCGCCGTGGCGGGCACGGTGGTGCTGCTGCACGGCAAGAACTTCTGCGCGGCCACCTGGAAAGACACCATCAGCGCACTCAGCGCGGCCGGCTACCGGGTAATCGCACCGGACCAGATCGGGTTCTGCAAATCCAGCAAGCCCGAGCGCTATCAGTATTCCTTCGGCCAACTGGCCGCCAATACCCATGCGCTGCTCGCCCACCTGGGCCTGGATGCGGCCCAGGTCGACCTGGTCGGCCATTCAATGGGCGGCATGCTGGCCGCGCGCTATGCGTTGATGTACCCGCAGCAGCTGCGCCGACTGGCGCTGGTCAACCCGATCGGACTGGAAGACTGGAAGGCCAAGGGTGTGCCGTGGCGCAGCATCGACGCATGGTATGCCGGCGAACTGAAGACCACCTTCGACAGCATCAAGAAGTACCAGCTGGACGTGTACTACAACGGCGACTGGACGCCGGCGTATGAGCAGTGGGCGCGCATGCAGTCGCGCATGTACGACGGCCCCGGCAAACAGGCGGTGGCCTGGAGCCAGGCACTGACCTCGGACATGGTGTTCAACCAGCCGGTGGTCCATGAACTGCCGGACATCCGCGTGCCCACTACGCTTTTCATCGGGCAGAAGGATCGCACCGCGATCGGCCGCGACCTGGCGCCGCCCGCGCTCAAGGCCACGCTGGGCGACTACCCGGCACTGGGCAAGGCCGCTGCCGCCGCCATCCCCGGTGCCACCCTGGTGCCCTTCGACGACCTGGGCCATTCGCCGCAGGTCCAGGCCCCCGCGCGGTTCAACGCCGCGTTGCTGAAGGCGCTGTCCAACGCCCCCTGA